The following are encoded in a window of Mannheimia varigena genomic DNA:
- the ansB gene encoding L-asparaginase 2 produces MKFKKLALAAMLGGLFVTANAAELPNITILATGGTIAGSQQNANSSAYQAGQLNIETLIEAVPEMKALANIKGEQIVKIGSQDMSDSVWLKLAKAINQQCATTDGFVITHGTDTMEETAYFLDLAVKCEKPVVLVGAMRPATEKSADGPLNLYNSIVVAKDPKSAGRGVLVAMNDAVLGARDVTKTSTTAVQTFSSPNFGSLGYVHNSKVDYERSLESKHTVNTPFNVNELNELPKVGIIYAYANMPTEPLKALLDAGYQGIVVAGVGNGNMNAENLALLEEAAKKGVAVVRSSRVPTGYTTRDAEVDDSKYGFAASGTLNPQKARVLLQLALTQTKDIKTIQQYFEDF; encoded by the coding sequence ATGAAATTCAAAAAATTAGCATTAGCAGCAATGTTAGGTGGTTTATTTGTAACAGCCAATGCGGCAGAATTACCTAATATCACTATTTTAGCGACAGGCGGAACTATTGCCGGTAGTCAGCAGAATGCGAATAGCAGTGCATATCAAGCGGGGCAATTGAATATTGAAACCTTAATTGAAGCTGTGCCAGAAATGAAAGCATTGGCGAATATCAAAGGTGAGCAGATTGTGAAAATTGGTTCACAGGATATGTCGGATAGTGTGTGGTTAAAATTGGCTAAAGCGATTAATCAACAGTGTGCAACAACAGATGGCTTTGTGATTACACACGGTACTGACACAATGGAAGAGACGGCTTACTTTCTTGATCTGGCAGTGAAATGTGAGAAACCTGTGGTATTAGTAGGAGCTATGCGTCCGGCAACAGAAAAAAGTGCCGATGGTCCATTGAATTTGTATAACTCAATTGTGGTGGCAAAAGATCCAAAATCTGCTGGACGTGGTGTGTTAGTGGCAATGAACGATGCGGTACTGGGTGCAAGAGATGTTACCAAAACCAGCACGACTGCGGTGCAAACATTTAGTTCGCCGAATTTTGGTTCTTTAGGTTACGTCCATAATAGTAAAGTAGACTATGAACGCTCTCTGGAAAGCAAACATACCGTTAATACCCCATTTAATGTGAATGAATTAAATGAATTACCTAAAGTCGGTATTATTTATGCTTATGCGAATATGCCGACAGAGCCGCTTAAAGCCTTGTTAGATGCGGGTTATCAAGGCATTGTAGTGGCAGGTGTTGGTAATGGTAATATGAATGCGGAAAATCTTGCATTATTAGAGGAAGCAGCGAAAAAAGGCGTTGCGGTTGTGCGTTCTTCTCGTGTACCAACTGGCTATACTACTCGTGATGCAGAGGTTGATGACAGTAAATATGGCTTTGCTGCTTCCGGCACGTTAAATCCGCAAAAGGCTCGTGTGTTATTGCAATTAGCTTTAACCCAAACGAAAGATATCAAAACTATTCAGCAATATTTTGAAGATTTTTAA
- a CDS encoding DEAD/DEAH box helicase, with protein sequence MINFNSLRSNIPLQIEPQKLFTTLTGRVEKFKRPHDEQGDILKDWFSKRDQKDLVIKMNTGGGKTVVGLLCLQSSLNEKVFPAVYITPDINLSQQVIQEANDLGIKVTDDEQDVNFILGKSILVTNISKLFNGKSVFGVDNKKIEIGAIVIDDAHSCLSIVENQFSISSNNDSQLYKQLFNLFEEPLSQQSRSTLLDIKASDPLSYLTVPYWAWQEKYSEVLRILHSIKDMDELQWSYPLLKDHINLCSCIFSGTAIEIKPPILPVHKLPSFFYAKRRIYMTATLADDSLLVTNFGADIESIKEPIRPSGGGDMGNRMILAPQEINPLLSDDELKSMIEGISKNHNVTIIVPSKYRAGYWSNIAEQVLDRNNIFEGISKLKSGEISNGITVLINRYDGIDLPGDACRLLVIDGLPEVYNLHEREEITLLDGTYSQIAKQIHRIEQGIGRGIRSSDDNCAVILLGAKLIHKIHSPQARNIFSPATLAQLELGNEISGQIKDASIEMIQETLNYSLNQDSTWIQTCKERTLEAIIREPYLDKFRLSLKKAYDNININQIDLAISELQEIANSNCENRLKGFIKQKLAEIVSLKDPAQAQELQLSALKLNMNLLKPINGITYSKLARMASTQSMQAKDYLVKENFVNKNDFLIEINKVLSDLVFNENSANSFEKAISDLGRILGFLSQRPESDFGRGPDNLWSTGNSKYWVIECKSGAVRAQNISKHDINQLSGSAHWFNDEYDASCQGIPIMIHPLDNYEKESTPHPQMKVINRNCLDTLKLNVEKYAKNLRLDMSVAEIQKLLEDYNLTNDKLLETITVSPKLKTTSS encoded by the coding sequence ATGATAAATTTCAATTCGTTGAGAAGTAATATACCTCTTCAAATAGAACCTCAAAAGTTATTTACTACCTTAACTGGACGAGTGGAAAAATTTAAGCGTCCTCATGATGAACAGGGAGATATACTAAAAGATTGGTTTTCTAAAAGAGACCAAAAAGACTTAGTAATAAAAATGAACACAGGCGGAGGAAAGACCGTGGTGGGATTATTGTGTTTACAAAGTTCTTTAAATGAAAAAGTATTCCCAGCGGTATATATAACTCCCGATATTAATTTATCTCAACAGGTTATTCAAGAAGCCAACGATTTAGGAATAAAGGTTACAGATGATGAGCAAGATGTCAATTTTATATTAGGGAAGTCAATATTAGTAACCAATATTTCTAAACTCTTTAATGGAAAAAGTGTTTTTGGAGTAGACAATAAAAAGATTGAAATAGGGGCTATAGTTATTGATGACGCTCATTCTTGTTTAAGTATAGTGGAGAACCAATTTTCTATTTCATCAAATAATGATTCTCAATTATATAAGCAACTTTTTAACTTATTTGAGGAACCCTTATCTCAACAATCTAGATCTACATTATTAGATATTAAAGCTTCCGATCCTTTATCATATCTAACTGTACCTTATTGGGCATGGCAAGAAAAATATTCTGAGGTATTAAGAATATTGCACTCTATAAAGGATATGGATGAATTACAATGGTCTTACCCTCTTTTAAAAGACCATATAAATCTATGTTCATGTATTTTCTCTGGTACTGCTATTGAAATCAAACCACCGATTTTACCGGTTCATAAACTCCCTTCTTTTTTTTATGCTAAACGCCGTATATATATGACAGCTACATTAGCTGATGATAGTTTATTGGTTACTAATTTTGGAGCAGACATAGAGTCAATAAAAGAGCCTATTCGTCCCAGTGGTGGTGGTGATATGGGAAATAGAATGATTTTAGCTCCGCAAGAAATTAATCCTTTATTATCAGATGATGAATTAAAAAGTATGATTGAGGGGATATCTAAAAATCATAATGTAACTATTATTGTGCCCTCGAAGTATAGAGCTGGTTATTGGAGTAATATTGCTGAACAAGTGCTTGATAGGAATAATATTTTTGAAGGTATTTCAAAATTGAAATCAGGTGAAATATCTAATGGTATTACAGTATTAATCAATAGATATGATGGTATTGATCTACCCGGAGATGCATGTCGGCTATTAGTTATTGATGGTTTACCTGAGGTGTATAATCTTCATGAAAGAGAAGAAATAACTTTATTAGATGGTACTTATTCTCAGATAGCAAAACAAATACATAGAATAGAGCAGGGAATAGGAAGAGGAATTCGTTCTAGTGATGATAATTGTGCAGTTATATTATTAGGTGCTAAATTGATTCATAAAATACACTCACCACAAGCTAGAAACATATTTTCTCCTGCAACTCTTGCTCAATTAGAATTGGGAAATGAGATATCTGGACAAATTAAAGATGCATCTATAGAGATGATTCAGGAAACGTTAAATTATTCATTGAATCAGGATAGTACGTGGATCCAGACTTGTAAGGAGAGAACCCTTGAAGCAATTATAAGGGAGCCATATTTAGATAAATTTAGATTATCATTAAAGAAAGCCTATGATAATATAAATATTAATCAGATTGATTTGGCAATATCTGAGCTACAAGAAATAGCTAATTCAAATTGTGAAAATAGATTGAAAGGTTTTATAAAACAGAAATTGGCAGAAATAGTAAGTTTAAAAGATCCTGCTCAGGCTCAAGAGTTACAGCTGTCTGCATTAAAATTAAATATGAATTTACTAAAGCCAATAAATGGTATCACTTATTCTAAACTAGCTAGAATGGCTTCAACACAATCTATGCAAGCTAAAGATTATTTAGTTAAAGAGAATTTTGTTAATAAAAATGATTTTCTGATAGAAATTAACAAGGTTTTATCCGATTTAGTTTTTAATGAGAATAGTGCGAATAGTTTTGAAAAGGCTATTTCTGATTTAGGACGAATATTAGGTTTTTTATCTCAAAGACCAGAAAGTGATTTTGGAAGAGGACCTGATAACCTTTGGTCTACTGGAAACTCTAAATATTGGGTTATAGAATGTAAAAGTGGTGCTGTACGTGCACAAAATATATCCAAACATGATATTAACCAACTGAGTGGTTCTGCTCATTGGTTTAATGACGAGTATGATGCTAGTTGTCAAGGAATTCCTATAATGATCCACCCTTTAGATAATTATGAAAAGGAATCTACCCCTCATCCTCAAATGAAGGTAATTAATCGCAATTGTTTAGATACTTTAAAATTAAATGTAGAAAAATATGCTAAAAATTTACGCTTGGATATGTCAGTAGCAGAAATCCAGAAGTTATTAGAAGACTACAACTTAACTAATGATAAATTATTAGAAACTATCACGGTATCTCCTAAATTAAAGACTACCTCATCATAA